In Candidatus Binataceae bacterium, the sequence TCCTCGCGGATGCGCGCGAGGCTGGCCGCCGCGTTTGACATCGCTACCAGACAATTCTTAGCAGACCGCGCCCGCGCGCGCACGACAGGCGCCGACATCCTGCACTTGCCGGGGATGACCGCAGGGGCTAGAAGGGATCAAACACTGCGCGGCGCAGGTTCGGCAGGAGGACGGCAATGGAAAAGGCGTTGGCAGGCGTAAAGGTCCTCGATCTGACGCAGTTCGAGGCCGGTCCTTCATGCACCGAGATGCTGGCGTGGTTGGGCGCCGACGTCATCAAGCTCGAGGCGCCGGGCAAGGGCGAGCAGGGGCGGTGGCAGCTGAGCGAGAAGCAGGGCCTCGACTCGCACTACTTCATGCTGCTCAACGCCAACAAGCGCTCGATCACGCTCAATCTCAAAGACGATCGCGGCAAGAAGATTTTCGTCGAGCTGCTGAAAAGCGTCGACGTGCTGTCGGAGAATTTCTCGCTCGGCACGCTCGAGAGCTGGGGCTTTGGATGGGAGCGGCTGCGCGAAATCAATCCGCGCCTCATCTATCTGACCATCAAGGGCTTCGGCACGTACGGCCCGTACAGCAAATACAAGAGCTTCGACATGATCGCCCAGGCCTCGGGCGGCGCGATGGCGCTGACCGGCACGCCGGAGACCCCGCCGCTCAAGCCCGGGCCGACTATCGGCGACACCGGCACCGGGATGCACGCGGCGATCGGCGTGCTGGCCGCGTATATCCAGCGCGAGCACACCGGCAAGGGGCAGAAAGTCGAGCTCTCGATGCAGGATGCGATTCTCAATTTCTGCCGCGTGCCGATGATGGGAACGTACATCACGCACAAGCCAGTACCCCGGATGGGTAATCGCATCACCGCCGGCGCGCCCGCCGACACTTATCCATGCGCTCCGGGCGGCCCCAACGACTACGTCTATATCCTGTGCACGACGCCGGAGATGTGGACGGGTCTGTGCAACGTGATCGGACGCCCGGAAATGGCCGTCGATGAGCGTTTCAAGGATCGGCGCTCGCGCCTGCAGCATATCGAAGACCTGACTGCGGCGATCAGCGCCTGGACCGGCCAACACACCAAGCATGACGTGATGAGAATCCTAGGCGAAGCGGGCGTTCCCTGCGGCAAAGTGCTCGACAGCGTCGAGCTGCTCAACGACCCGCATCTGCGCGAACGCGGCATGGTCGTCACCGTGCCGCATCCCACGCGCGGCGAGTTCACGATGCCGGGATGCCCGGTGAAGCTCGAGGACTCTCCGGTCGAGGTCAAGCGGGCGCCGCTGCTGGGCGAGCACAATAATCAGGTCTTTTCCGAATACCTGGGCTTCGACGCCGCCGAGGTCGAGCGGCTCAAACAGGAAGGCGTGATCTAGGGGCGCATGCGGCGGCGCGCTCCGCGTTCCTCCTGTTGTTGAGTGCATCCTAACCTTGGCGCCGGCGGTTACATCGACGGATCTTTTCGACGCGGCCGATTTCCTCAAACGAGAAGGACCCGGCCTGCTGCGTGCCTTCATCCGCAGCCATCGCGGCGCGGTCTCTGCCGACTTACGCTTCGAGGCGATGTTTTCCCGGACGGCTTCGGCGACCGACGGCGAGGCGCGTTCGGCCCAGGAAGGAGAGAGCGCAGGTTTCAGCGTCAGCGTGCGGGTGGACGAGCGCTCGGGCGCGCCGGGGATGACGAGCGCTTCCGGTACAAGTCAGACCGGAGTCGAAGTCGGCCGCCTGGCGCTACGCCCGGGGCGGCTTGTGGCGGCAATCCGTGCCGCGCTTGGCGAGGCTTACGAGCGCGCGCGCCTGGACGCGCGCGAAAAGGCCGCGCTCATCCGCGCGCTGAGCGGGAATCCGGCAAATTCGGCGCGTGTGCGAAGCCTGCTTGGCGCGCCGCTTGCGCCGCGTGCCGCCGTGCATGATCAGATCGCGGCGGTCTACCGGCGCGACCCGCGCACGCTCGATCCGGGCGAGATCGGCCATCTGTGCCGCGAGGCCTCGGCGCGGGTCGCCGCTCTGGGTAGCGAGATCGCCTTCAACGCGGTCGCGGCGCTCAGCGAATTGCGCGAGGAAATATTCGCCGGCAGCGACGGCACGCTGATCAGCCAGGGCTTCGCGTTTTCGCAGGGCGATTGCTACATCGTCGCGCAAAACGGCGACGGCCATCAGGAGATCTACGACACGATCGGCCAGCAGCGCGGGCTCGAGTGTCTCTCCGACGGATGGCGCGGCGAGCTGATGCCCAATCCCGACCTTGGGACGTTCGCGCTCGAGCTCGCGGGCGAAGCGCGCGAATTGGCCGCGGCGCCGGTGCTGAAGCCTCCCGAGGCCGAAGTGACCGTGGTCACCGATCCGCATTTCAACGCGCTGGTCTCTCACGAGATCATCGGCCATCCGAGCGAAGCGGACCGCGCGCTCAAGATGGAAGCGGCGTACGCGGGACGCAGCTGGTTTCTGCGCTCGCTCGACAATAGCGAGGTCGGCCGCGAGGTCGGTTCGCCGCTGATGAGCGCGTGCTCCGATCCCGGCCTCGACGGCTACGGCCAATATCGCTACGACCATGAGGGAACGCGCGCGCGGCGAGTGATGCACGTGGAAAAAGGCGTGTTCCGCGGCTTTCTCAACTCACGCGAGACGGCTGCGGTGCTCGGCGTCGAGCCCAACGGCTCGGCGCGCGCGAGCGAAGTTTTTTACGTGCCGCTTATACGCATGTCGAACACCTTCCTGATGCCCGGCGAAAGCGATCCGCAGCGGATCATCGCCGACGTCGAGCACGGCTACTACGTTTGCGGCAGCGCGGTCCCGTCGATAGCTGAATCGCGCGAGAACTTCCGTATCTCGGCGCGCCGGGTTTACGAAATCGACCACGGGCGACTCGGCCGGCTTTACCGCGCCGGCAGCGTTATCGCCGACTCAAAGGATTTCTTCATGAACGTGGACGCCGTGGGCAACGATCTGCGGTTGATCGCGATTCCCAACTGCGGCAAGGGGCAGCCGATGCAGGTCAAGCGGATGTCCAACGGCGGGCCGACGATGCGCTCGCGCGCGCGTCTGGGCGGGGGCTAACGGCCGGCGATGCGCGAGGCGGCGGAGCTCAAAAAGTTCGTGCGCGAAGCGCGTGCGATGCTCACGCGCGAGAGCGACGTCGCGGAGTTCGAGATTTACTGCGTTTCGGCCGAGCATCGCGTGGCGCGGATCGCCTACACCTCTGACATCCCCTCGCGCGGTGTGGAGGAGCTCAAGTCGCATGTGGCCGACGGCTTCACGCTGCGGATCGTGATGCGCCGCGACGGGCGCGAGATCGGTACCGCGAGCGAGGCGGGGGATCTGACGACCGAAGCGCTCCGCATGGCGCTTGAGCGCGCACGCCGCGCTGCGCTGGTCGACCCGCATTTCCCGGGATTGCCCCGCGCGCCGCGCAAGCTTGCGCCCGGCGGTGCCGCCGGCGCGGCGGCGGGCGGCCTGATGCGCGCCGGCGACGGAGCGCTGGTCGAATCGGCATGGCAAATCGTAAGTGGCGCGCTCGAGGCTTTCGCCAGCGCTCCGGCGGTCGCGAGCCGTTCTGGTCCCGGCCTGGTGCTGGGCGGCGACGTCTCGATTATGCGCGACCGGATGGCGCTTGCGAGCTCGAACTTTGACGACGTGCGCTCGGAGGCCGGCGCGCACTTCACCTGCATGGTGACGGCGCTGGTCGAGTCGCTCGGTGCCAAGGGCTCCGCATCGGCGCTCGGCACGACGCCGGGCGGGATGCGTGCGGCGGCGGCGCGAGCCGGGCGCGACGCGGTCGCGCGCGCGCTCGCGCTCGGCGGCGGCGAACGGCCGCCGGGCGGAATATACCGCGTGGTGTTCGGCCCGCAGCCGGTGGCGGAGATACTCAACTACATGGTGATTCCCTCGCTTTCGACCGGCGCGTTTCACGCCGCGAGTACAGCATACCACGGGCGTTTCGGCGCGGAGGTGATGGATCGGCGACTGACCCTGATCGACGATCCCGCGGCTGCGCGCGGAGCGATTCGCCGCCGCCTCACCTGCGAGGGACTGCCGGCGCGCCGCACGGTGATGGTCCGAGACGGACGGCTGGTCGGTCTGCTATCGAATTTCTACGACAGCCATCGCCTTGCTACCGACGAGCATCGCGCTGAGAAGCTGGGCCCGCTCGGCGCTGCGCAGACGAGCTTTCCGCCGCACAGCGGATATCGCCTTGGCGAGAGCGCAGTCCGGCGTTTCGACGCCAACACCGGATCGGGCGCGACCAACGTGATCCTGCGCGCGCATGCAGGAACGAGCGAGCGCGAACTGATCCGCGCGGTTGGCGACGGCCTGTACGTCGGCCGCGT encodes:
- a CDS encoding formyl-CoA transferase is translated as MEKALAGVKVLDLTQFEAGPSCTEMLAWLGADVIKLEAPGKGEQGRWQLSEKQGLDSHYFMLLNANKRSITLNLKDDRGKKIFVELLKSVDVLSENFSLGTLESWGFGWERLREINPRLIYLTIKGFGTYGPYSKYKSFDMIAQASGGAMALTGTPETPPLKPGPTIGDTGTGMHAAIGVLAAYIQREHTGKGQKVELSMQDAILNFCRVPMMGTYITHKPVPRMGNRITAGAPADTYPCAPGGPNDYVYILCTTPEMWTGLCNVIGRPEMAVDERFKDRRSRLQHIEDLTAAISAWTGQHTKHDVMRILGEAGVPCGKVLDSVELLNDPHLRERGMVVTVPHPTRGEFTMPGCPVKLEDSPVEVKRAPLLGEHNNQVFSEYLGFDAAEVERLKQEGVI
- a CDS encoding TldD/PmbA family protein codes for the protein MAPAVTSTDLFDAADFLKREGPGLLRAFIRSHRGAVSADLRFEAMFSRTASATDGEARSAQEGESAGFSVSVRVDERSGAPGMTSASGTSQTGVEVGRLALRPGRLVAAIRAALGEAYERARLDAREKAALIRALSGNPANSARVRSLLGAPLAPRAAVHDQIAAVYRRDPRTLDPGEIGHLCREASARVAALGSEIAFNAVAALSELREEIFAGSDGTLISQGFAFSQGDCYIVAQNGDGHQEIYDTIGQQRGLECLSDGWRGELMPNPDLGTFALELAGEARELAAAPVLKPPEAEVTVVTDPHFNALVSHEIIGHPSEADRALKMEAAYAGRSWFLRSLDNSEVGREVGSPLMSACSDPGLDGYGQYRYDHEGTRARRVMHVEKGVFRGFLNSRETAAVLGVEPNGSARASEVFYVPLIRMSNTFLMPGESDPQRIIADVEHGYYVCGSAVPSIAESRENFRISARRVYEIDHGRLGRLYRAGSVIADSKDFFMNVDAVGNDLRLIAIPNCGKGQPMQVKRMSNGGPTMRSRARLGGG
- a CDS encoding metallopeptidase TldD-related protein — its product is MREAAELKKFVREARAMLTRESDVAEFEIYCVSAEHRVARIAYTSDIPSRGVEELKSHVADGFTLRIVMRRDGREIGTASEAGDLTTEALRMALERARRAALVDPHFPGLPRAPRKLAPGGAAGAAAGGLMRAGDGALVESAWQIVSGALEAFASAPAVASRSGPGLVLGGDVSIMRDRMALASSNFDDVRSEAGAHFTCMVTALVESLGAKGSASALGTTPGGMRAAAARAGRDAVARALALGGGERPPGGIYRVVFGPQPVAEILNYMVIPSLSTGAFHAASTAYHGRFGAEVMDRRLTLIDDPAAARGAIRRRLTCEGLPARRTVMVRDGRLVGLLSNFYDSHRLATDEHRAEKLGPLGAAQTSFPPHSGYRLGESAVRRFDANTGSGATNVILRAHAGTSERELIRAVGDGLYVGRVWYTYPINGQRAGDFTCTVSGDSYLIRNGVLAAPLAPNALRINANIEQVFAHPIGVGKRAEPALVWGAPEAYYTSAIAADQIPFAAIEASQSAME